A region of Paraburkholderia largidicola DNA encodes the following proteins:
- the fabD gene encoding ACP S-malonyltransferase codes for MKFAFVFPGQGSQSVGMLNAFADNAIVRETLQEASDALDQDLGKLIAEGPAEDLNLTTNTQPVMLTAAYAIFRAWQAAGGPAPTIVAGHSLGEYTALVAAGALKFRDAVPLVRFRAQAMQNAVPVGQGGMAAILGLDDDTVREVCKEASVAGIVEAVNFNAPAQVVIAGHKAAVEKACEVAKAKGAKRALPLPVSAPFHSSLLKPASDQLREYLASVDVQVPSIPVVNNVDVAIVNEPAGIKDALVRQAAGAVRWVECVQSIGKQGVTHVIECGPGKVLAGLTRRIDGNLVGASIVDPASLDEVLKVVAA; via the coding sequence ATGAAATTTGCGTTCGTTTTTCCGGGGCAGGGCTCGCAGTCGGTCGGCATGCTCAACGCGTTCGCCGACAATGCGATCGTGCGCGAAACCCTCCAGGAAGCGTCCGACGCGCTCGACCAGGACCTCGGCAAGCTGATCGCCGAAGGGCCCGCTGAAGACCTGAATCTCACTACCAACACCCAACCCGTGATGCTGACGGCTGCTTACGCGATCTTTCGCGCATGGCAGGCAGCGGGCGGTCCTGCGCCTACAATCGTGGCCGGTCATAGCCTCGGTGAGTACACGGCGCTCGTCGCCGCTGGCGCGCTGAAGTTCCGCGACGCCGTGCCGCTCGTGCGTTTCCGCGCGCAGGCCATGCAGAACGCGGTGCCTGTCGGTCAGGGCGGCATGGCCGCGATTCTTGGCCTCGACGACGATACTGTGCGCGAAGTGTGCAAGGAAGCATCGGTGGCGGGTATCGTCGAAGCCGTCAACTTCAACGCACCCGCGCAGGTCGTGATCGCCGGTCACAAGGCGGCTGTCGAGAAAGCGTGCGAAGTCGCCAAGGCGAAGGGCGCCAAGCGCGCGCTGCCGCTGCCCGTGTCCGCGCCGTTCCACTCGTCGCTGCTCAAGCCGGCGTCGGATCAGCTGCGTGAGTACCTGGCGAGCGTCGACGTGCAGGTGCCGTCCATTCCCGTCGTGAACAACGTCGATGTGGCCATCGTCAACGAGCCGGCTGGCATCAAGGATGCGCTGGTGCGTCAGGCGGCTGGCGCTGTGCGCTGGGTCGAATGCGTGCAGTCGATCGGCAAGCAGGGCGTCACGCACGTGATCGAATGCGGTCCGGGCAAGGTGCTCGCGGGTTTGACCAGGCGTATCGACGGCAATCTGGTCGGCGCGTCGATCGTCGATCCGGCTTCGCTCGATGAAGTGCTAAAAGTCGTGGCGGCCTGA
- the fabG gene encoding 3-oxoacyl-ACP reductase FabG: MEKTLDKQIAIVTGASRGIGRAIAIELARQGATVIGTATSESGANAITEAFKAEGLSGRGAVLNVNDAAAAEALIDGTVKEFGVLNVLVNNAGITQDQLAMRMKDDDWDAVIDTNLKSVFRLSRAVLRPMMKARGGRIINITSVVGSAGNPGQANYAAAKAGVAGMARALAREIGSRGITVNCVAPGFIDTDMTKTLPEEQQTALKAQIPLGRLGSPEDIAHAVTFLASPQAGYITGTTLHVNGGMYMS, from the coding sequence ATGGAAAAGACTCTCGATAAACAGATTGCGATCGTGACAGGCGCTTCGCGTGGCATCGGCCGCGCAATCGCGATCGAACTCGCGCGTCAGGGCGCGACGGTGATCGGCACGGCAACGAGCGAAAGCGGCGCGAACGCGATCACGGAAGCCTTCAAGGCCGAAGGTCTGAGCGGCCGTGGCGCGGTGCTCAACGTCAACGATGCGGCTGCGGCCGAGGCGCTGATCGACGGCACGGTGAAGGAATTCGGCGTGCTCAACGTGCTGGTGAACAACGCGGGCATTACGCAAGACCAGCTGGCTATGCGCATGAAGGACGACGACTGGGATGCCGTCATCGACACGAACCTGAAGTCCGTGTTCCGTCTGTCGCGCGCCGTGCTGCGCCCGATGATGAAGGCGCGCGGCGGCCGCATCATCAATATCACGTCGGTGGTCGGCTCGGCGGGAAATCCCGGGCAGGCCAACTACGCTGCAGCGAAGGCGGGTGTGGCGGGCATGGCACGTGCGCTCGCTCGTGAAATCGGCAGCCGCGGTATCACGGTGAATTGTGTCGCGCCGGGTTTCATCGACACCGACATGACCAAAACGCTGCCCGAAGAACAGCAAACCGCGCTGAAGGCGCAGATTCCGCTCGGCCGTCTCGGCAGCCCGGAAGATATCGCACACGCCGTGACGTTCCTCGCATCGCCGCAGGCCGGTTATATCACCGGCACGACGTTGCACGTGAACGGCGGCATGTATATGTCGTAA
- the acpP gene encoding acyl carrier protein: protein MDNIEQRVKKIVAEQLGVAEAEIKNEASFVNDLGADSLDTVELVMALEDEFGMEIPDEEAEKITTVQQAIDYARANVKA from the coding sequence ATGGACAATATCGAACAGCGCGTCAAGAAGATCGTTGCAGAACAACTCGGTGTTGCCGAAGCGGAAATCAAGAACGAAGCATCGTTCGTGAACGACCTCGGCGCTGACTCGCTCGACACGGTCGAGCTGGTGATGGCTCTCGAAGACGAATTCGGCATGGAAATTCCGGATGAAGAAGCCGAGAAGATCACGACGGTTCAGCAAGCGATCGACTACGCTCGCGCTAACGTCAAGGCCTAA
- the fabF gene encoding beta-ketoacyl-ACP synthase II, with the protein MSRRRVVVTGLGLISPVGNNVADGWANLVAGKSGIANVTKFDASNFSTRFAGEVKGFNIEDYIPAKEARHMDTFIHYGVAAGFQAMQDSGLEITEANAERVGVVVGSGIGGLPMIEVTQTELLNRGPRRISPFFVPASIINMISGHLSIKFGLKGPNLSMVTACTTGLHCIGEASRLIEYGDADVMIAGGAESTVSPLGIGGFAAARALSQRNDDPATASRPWDKDRDGFVLGEGAGVMVLEEYEHAKARGAKIYAEVSGYGMSGDAYHMTAPLEDGDGARRCMLAAMKNAGVNPESVNYLNAHGTSTPLGDLAETTGIKRAFGDHSKKIVVNSTKSMTGHLLGGAGGLESVFTVLAVHHQVSPPTINIFNQDPECDLDYCANTAREMKIDVALKNSFGFGGTNGTLVFKRA; encoded by the coding sequence GTGAGCCGTCGTCGTGTTGTTGTTACAGGCCTGGGGCTTATTTCGCCTGTTGGCAATAATGTTGCCGACGGCTGGGCCAATCTGGTCGCCGGCAAGTCCGGCATCGCCAACGTCACGAAGTTCGACGCGTCGAACTTCTCCACGCGTTTCGCCGGCGAGGTGAAGGGCTTCAATATCGAGGACTACATCCCCGCCAAAGAAGCCCGTCACATGGATACGTTCATCCATTACGGCGTGGCTGCCGGCTTCCAGGCAATGCAGGACAGCGGCCTCGAAATCACCGAAGCGAACGCGGAACGTGTCGGCGTGGTGGTCGGTTCGGGTATCGGCGGCCTGCCGATGATCGAAGTCACCCAAACGGAACTGCTGAACCGCGGCCCGCGCCGCATTTCGCCGTTCTTCGTGCCTGCGTCGATCATCAACATGATCTCCGGCCATCTGTCGATCAAATTCGGCCTCAAGGGCCCGAACCTGTCGATGGTGACGGCTTGCACGACGGGTCTGCACTGCATCGGCGAGGCTTCGCGCCTGATCGAATACGGCGACGCCGACGTGATGATCGCTGGCGGCGCGGAATCGACCGTGTCGCCGCTGGGCATCGGCGGCTTTGCGGCGGCGCGCGCGCTGTCGCAGCGTAACGATGATCCGGCGACGGCCAGCCGTCCGTGGGACAAGGACCGCGACGGTTTCGTGCTCGGCGAGGGCGCGGGCGTGATGGTGCTCGAAGAGTACGAACATGCCAAGGCGCGCGGCGCGAAGATCTACGCGGAAGTCAGCGGCTACGGCATGAGCGGCGACGCGTATCACATGACGGCCCCGCTTGAAGACGGCGACGGCGCACGCCGCTGCATGCTTGCGGCGATGAAGAACGCGGGCGTGAACCCCGAATCGGTGAACTACCTGAACGCGCACGGCACGTCGACGCCGCTGGGTGACCTTGCTGAAACCACGGGCATCAAGCGCGCATTTGGCGATCACTCGAAGAAGATCGTCGTGAACTCGACGAAGTCGATGACGGGTCACCTGCTGGGTGGCGCGGGCGGTCTGGAGTCGGTGTTCACGGTGCTGGCCGTGCATCATCAGGTATCGCCGCCGACCATCAACATCTTCAACCAGGATCCGGAATGCGATCTCGACTACTGCGCCAACACCGCGCGGGAGATGAAGATCGATGTCGCGCTGAAGAACTCGTTCGGGTTCGGCGGCACGAACGGCACGCTGGTTTTCAAGCGCGCCTAA
- a CDS encoding protein YgfX: MYLATALFIAFAVAAVGMTVGPRFGVGHAVVAAAAVFAILAAAAARHARNQPVALKIGPEGLSVWNRAGILRAQGSIVGCSQWSDSLLMLWLEEDGGKLHRLLIFADMAGRDAFRELAVLARHGAHV; the protein is encoded by the coding sequence TTGTATCTGGCGACGGCACTTTTCATCGCTTTTGCTGTCGCCGCCGTGGGCATGACGGTCGGGCCCCGCTTCGGCGTGGGCCACGCGGTCGTGGCTGCGGCCGCCGTGTTCGCGATTCTCGCGGCGGCTGCGGCCCGTCACGCGCGCAATCAGCCGGTCGCCCTTAAAATCGGGCCGGAAGGACTGTCCGTCTGGAATCGGGCGGGAATATTACGCGCTCAGGGCAGTATCGTTGGATGCAGCCAGTGGAGCGACAGCCTGCTGATGCTGTGGCTGGAAGAAGACGGCGGGAAGTTGCATCGCCTCCTGATCTTCGCCGACATGGCCGGACGCGACGCTTTTCGTGAGCTCGCCGTGCTCGCAAGACACGGCGCGCACGTCTGA
- the rpoE gene encoding RNA polymerase sigma factor RpoE, which produces MSEKEIDQVLVERVQNGDKAAFELLVAKYHRKIIRLISRLVRDPAEVEDVAQDAFIKAYRALPQFRGESAFYTWLYRIAVNTAKNYLATQGRRAPTSTEADAEEAETFSDADQLRDINTPESMLMSKQIAETVNAAMAVLPEELRTAITLREIEGLSYEEIAEMMGCPIGTVRSRIFRAREAIAAKLRPLLDTPEGKRW; this is translated from the coding sequence GTGAGCGAAAAAGAAATAGATCAGGTGCTGGTTGAACGCGTCCAGAATGGTGACAAGGCCGCGTTCGAGCTTCTGGTCGCCAAGTACCACCGCAAGATCATCCGCCTGATCTCGCGCCTCGTGCGGGATCCCGCCGAGGTCGAGGATGTGGCCCAGGATGCCTTCATCAAGGCATACCGGGCGCTGCCCCAATTCCGCGGCGAGTCCGCGTTCTATACGTGGTTGTACCGGATTGCCGTCAACACGGCCAAGAATTACCTTGCGACCCAGGGCCGGCGAGCGCCCACTTCGACGGAAGCGGATGCAGAAGAAGCTGAAACTTTCTCGGATGCGGACCAACTAAGGGATATCAACACGCCCGAGTCGATGTTGATGAGCAAACAGATCGCTGAGACGGTCAATGCTGCGATGGCGGTTTTACCGGAAGAGCTGCGCACCGCCATAACTCTTCGTGAAATTGAAGGTCTGAGCTACGAGGAAATCGCTGAAATGATGGGTTGCCCGATCGGCACCGTCAGATCAAGAATTTTCCGCGCTCGCGAGGCCATTGCGGCAAAATTGCGTCCGCTGCTTGACACACCCGAAGGCAAGCGCTGGTAG
- a CDS encoding sigma-E factor negative regulatory protein has translation MGSVSMPMQSNAQASSQGERLSAFVDGELLDGEHPNTILAALGREERATWSCYHLIGDALRSDDLAVSPATSSAFLNGFAARFESEAHVLAPASVPATRRLLALRRRVIPAFAVAAAAATLTWIVMPQLSGVSTVAGVTQVASVAPQGDSVQRVAMASMPAATTAQANVSDGNIIRDASLDQYLEAHQQFGLQPVVSGSMPLLRAASLTTQGH, from the coding sequence ATGGGGTCGGTTTCGATGCCAATGCAATCGAATGCGCAAGCAAGCTCGCAGGGCGAGCGTCTGTCGGCTTTTGTCGACGGTGAACTGCTCGACGGCGAGCATCCAAACACAATTCTGGCCGCGCTGGGTCGTGAAGAGCGCGCGACATGGTCGTGTTATCACCTGATCGGCGACGCGCTGCGTTCCGACGACCTGGCCGTCAGTCCGGCAACGAGCAGCGCGTTTCTGAACGGTTTCGCGGCCCGCTTCGAAAGCGAGGCGCATGTATTGGCGCCAGCTTCCGTGCCGGCTACGCGCCGTCTGCTGGCGCTGCGCCGCCGGGTCATTCCGGCATTCGCCGTGGCCGCTGCCGCCGCGACGCTGACGTGGATCGTGATGCCGCAGCTTTCGGGCGTGAGCACGGTCGCAGGCGTGACGCAGGTTGCATCGGTCGCGCCGCAGGGCGATTCGGTGCAGCGCGTGGCGATGGCTTCGATGCCTGCCGCGACCACGGCTCAAGCCAATGTATCGGACGGCAACATCATCCGTGACGCGAGCCTCGACCAATATCTGGAAGCGCATCAACAGTTCGGCCTTCAGCCCGTCGTATCGGGTTCGATGCCGTTGCTCCGCGCGGCTTCTCTGACCACGCAGGGCCACTAA
- a CDS encoding MucB/RseB C-terminal domain-containing protein codes for MQSLRLKKTTIWGRLPAFLFCAAVMLSATSRTYAQTDDSATRHSAAELLNRVHQAAQQQNYEGTFLYQRGNFVQSSRIAHYTTRSDGEFESLESLDGAPRKILRHNDELYTFVPERHLCVVEKRQNKDSFPALMSASGEQVLSVYEPKMLGTDRVAGLDSQVIELDPKDANRFAYKLWADTKTGLLLRAQTLDPSGQVLEQMSFSQIRIGVPVDKAPIAAGIKNTSGWTVVRPPVEPVDMEAQGWQVTSPVAGFRKIRELRRPMAAHDPANPPIPVDQMVYSDGLAAISIFVEPVEKSTRKEGAGSSGATHVLVKRRGDFWITLLGEVPQTTLQQFAAAIEYKPSR; via the coding sequence ATGCAGAGTCTGCGGTTGAAAAAAACGACTATCTGGGGGCGGCTGCCAGCATTCCTGTTCTGCGCAGCCGTGATGTTGTCCGCCACGTCGCGCACTTACGCGCAAACCGACGACTCTGCCACCCGGCACAGCGCGGCGGAACTGTTGAACCGCGTTCATCAGGCTGCGCAGCAGCAGAACTACGAAGGCACGTTCCTCTATCAGCGCGGCAATTTCGTGCAATCGTCGCGCATTGCCCACTACACGACACGTAGCGACGGCGAGTTCGAGTCGCTCGAAAGCCTCGACGGCGCGCCGCGCAAGATCCTGCGCCACAACGACGAGCTCTACACGTTCGTGCCGGAACGGCATCTGTGCGTCGTCGAAAAACGGCAGAACAAGGACTCGTTCCCGGCGCTGATGTCGGCGAGCGGCGAGCAGGTCCTGTCCGTCTACGAGCCGAAAATGCTGGGCACGGACCGCGTGGCGGGCCTCGACAGCCAGGTCATCGAACTCGATCCGAAGGACGCGAACCGCTTCGCGTACAAGCTGTGGGCCGACACCAAAACCGGCCTGCTGCTGCGCGCGCAGACGCTCGACCCGAGCGGTCAGGTGCTCGAGCAGATGTCGTTTTCGCAGATTCGCATCGGCGTGCCAGTCGATAAAGCGCCGATCGCCGCGGGCATCAAGAACACGTCGGGTTGGACGGTGGTGCGCCCGCCCGTCGAGCCCGTCGATATGGAAGCGCAGGGCTGGCAGGTGACGTCGCCCGTTGCGGGTTTCCGCAAGATTCGCGAACTGCGCCGGCCGATGGCGGCTCACGATCCGGCCAATCCGCCCATTCCCGTCGACCAGATGGTGTACTCCGACGGTCTCGCCGCAATCTCGATCTTCGTCGAGCCGGTCGAAAAGAGCACCCGCAAGGAAGGCGCGGGAAGCAGCGGCGCAACGCACGTGCTGGTCAAGCGGCGCGGCGATTTCTGGATCACCTTGCTCGGGGAAGTGCCTCAGACCACGTTGCAGCAATTTGCGGCTGCCATAGAATACAAGCCTTCCAGGTAA